In a single window of the Papaver somniferum cultivar HN1 chromosome 8, ASM357369v1, whole genome shotgun sequence genome:
- the LOC113305075 gene encoding uncharacterized protein LOC113305075, giving the protein MGKATERNMKSKSNENMVIEKAPSLMIPITRMYSGASTGRRKLDTIHEDIQGSFGCCSNMNLIAGDAYMDSVIAAVCYNEASLSFLIGLKSTLMDLKDNICLIWVQLSSFTIEIIHKFGEQQKPLVTTVTDYDDPKVVKEPLKSARWLGFFHNVEQVFPGGMYQVHHDLMKYHAANGYAYKVTRNEKLRIAACCANKKKDKCNWHMYDVSCDGVEGSPFIIKEINNQHTCDGGFINVPNVSKKLISSLIKDEIKQNPKKKTKDIMEQIRRKYGFDISRYYAYAGKRHALNMAWGEDEKSFSYLHWYTKQLSETNPGSRVVLETDASQKFVRLFIAFGACIRGYNYCRPLLFMDAAHLKSKYLGHMMAATRLNWDNGIYPLAYGVVSSETDANWKWFMEQLRDVVSPQRQLTFVSDRGSGLSTKSPSFFQLFEKCACANTHVEFEESWDDLMLVKNQKLQEYLSRAPLDKWVSFFFPGCRYGELCSNVAERLKGWVKEEREIPIAVMVDKIRLNLMEMMCIRRKECVTSFDWRGVLCPKMETELYNNKMHGRDYSVTKSSEFVYEVHASLTQRVDLKEKTCSCNRWKINGFPCAHAVRCIMGNGEDPYEYVEDYFTTKFYRESYSRPNHPVPTVERPATISPKSVVHGPKVFPQSGRPSKKKRIPNTGSIPKKKMRTCGGYNELTTHNRRTCPNKQT; this is encoded by the exons ATATGGACTCTGTCATTGCAGCTGTATGTTACAATGAAGCATCATTGTCGTTTCTTATTGGTTTAAAATCAACTCTTATGGATTTGAAGGATAATATTTGTttaatttgggttcaactatcttCATTCACTATTGAAATCATTCACAAATTTGGTGAGCAGCAAAAG CCACTAGTTACCACTGTCACTGATTATGATGACCCTAAAGTAGTCAAAGAACCGTTGAAATCCGCTCGTTGGCTAGGTTTTTTTCACAATGTTGAACAAGTGTTTCCAGGAGGTATGTACCAAGTGCATCATGATTTGATGAAGTACCATGCTGCAAATGGTTATGCATATAAGGTAACAAGAAACGAGAAGTTGCGGATTGCTGCTTGTTGTGCTAACAAGAAGAAGGACAAGTGTAATTGGCACATGTATGATGTTTCTTGTGACGGTGTCGAAGGAAGTCCCTTTATTATCAAGGAGATAAATAATCAGCATACTTGTGATGGTGGATTTATTAACGTTCCAAATGTATCGAAGAAGCTAATAAGTTCATTGATCAAGGATGAGATTAAACAGAACCCAAAGAAGAAGACAAAGGATATTATGGAACAAATTAGAAGAAAATATGGCTTTGACATAAGTCGTTATTATGCATACGCAGGTAAGAGACATGCACTGAATATGGCATGGGGAGAGGATGAGAAGTCATTCTCTTACTTGCATTGGTATACAAAGCAATTGTCTGAAACCAATCCTGGATCCCGTGTTGTTTTGGAAACTGACGCGAGTCAAAAGTTTGTGAGATTGTTCATTGCCTTCGGAGCATGTATCCGTGGATATAATTACTGTCGTCCCTTGCTATTCATGGATGCAGCACATTTGAAGAGTAAATATCTCGGTCACATGATGGCAGCAACAAGACTAAACTGGGATAATG GAATTTACCCTTTAGCTTATGGTGTGGTTTCATCTGAGACTGATGCGAACTGGAAATGGTTTATGGAGCAACTCAGGGATGTCGTTTCTCCTCAAAGACAACTTACAtttgtgagtgatcgaggtaGTGGTTTATCAACCAAATCCCCGTCGTTTTTCCAG ttgtttgaaAAATGTGCATGTGCGAATACACATGTAGAGTTTGAGGAGAGTTGGGATGACTTGATGTTGGTTAAAAATCAGAAGCTACAAGAATATCTTAGTAGGGCTCCACTTGATAAatgggttagttttttttttccgggCTGTCGATATGGGGAGTTGTGCTCAAATGTTGCTGAACGTTTGAAAGGTTGGGTTAAGGAAGAGAGGGAGATTCCTATTGCTGTCATGGTTGATAAAATACGGCTGAATCTTATGGAAATGATGTGCATTCGTCGTAAAGAATGTGTGACATCGTTCGATTGGCGAGGAGTTTTGTGTCCAAAAATGGAAACTGAACTCTATAACAATAAGATGCATGGCCGTGATTACAGTGTTACCAAGTCTTCTGAATTTGTGTATGAAGTTCATGCCTCATTAACACAAAGGGTTGATTTGAAAGAAAAGACATGCTCTTGCAACCGTTGGAAAATCAATGGCTTCCCTTGCGCCCATGCTGTTAGGTGTATAATGGGGAATGGTGAAGATCCTTATGAGTATGTTGAAGACTACTTCACCACTAAGTTCTATCGAGAGTCGTATTCAAGACCAAACCATCCAGTTCCCACAGTTGAAAGGCCTGCAACAATTTCACCCAAGTCTGTTGTTCATGGACctaaagtttttccacaatcagGACGTCCAAGTAAGAAGAAAAggattcctaatacaggttcaattcccaagaagaagatgagaacttgCGGTGGCTATAATGAATTGACTACTCATAATCGAAGGACGTGCCCTAATAAACAGACGTGA